In a single window of the Elaeis guineensis isolate ETL-2024a chromosome 4, EG11, whole genome shotgun sequence genome:
- the LOC140857588 gene encoding uncharacterized protein — MQGSASFAQGMKRMGLSGVDAYAKFYQNKSGEFMTEEARQRHEKMLELREQATREVGSDGDTGSQQVCLMTDDTILDTILGRQLGSGHSMRSKKSRSSSSGRSDDASVPEAVRTSMSMMQDQISYWMNRSQMLERIVAGVAGRLGIDASELAPLQSHDAASAPPSRHVSGQGSTPGGGNEANESDHT, encoded by the exons atgcaaggaagtgcctcttttgcacagggaatgaagaggatg ggactatccggagtcgacgcctatgctaaattctatcaaaacaagagtggcgagttcatgaccgaggaggcgaggcagcgtcat gaaaaaatgttagaattgagagagcaggcgacgagggaggtgggatctgatggtgatactggatcgcagcaggtttgtttgatgacagatgatacgattttggataccatcctcgggcggcagctaggatctggtcatagcatgcggtccaaaaaatcacgcagttcgtcatccggccggtctgatgatgcatcggtgccagaggcagttaggacatccatgagcatgatgcaagatcagattagttactggatgaatcgtagtcagatgctcgagaggatcgtagctggggtggcgggacggctcggtattgatgcttctgagttagcacctctacagtcacatgatgccgcctctgcaccaccatcgcgacacgtatcgggtcagggatcgacgcctggaggagggaacgaggccaatgagtcagatcatacttag